The following proteins are co-located in the Eleginops maclovinus isolate JMC-PN-2008 ecotype Puerto Natales chromosome 1, JC_Emac_rtc_rv5, whole genome shotgun sequence genome:
- the LOC134862266 gene encoding C4b-binding protein alpha chain-like isoform X7, with protein sequence MAVSSLLLLSVVGLFITAQAQNCSRPVGGDNMGLKGSDILLDVFLDGIKVNFACDVGYVSEGSSAITCTAGTWSPLRMTCKRKSCGDAGQVDNGVIDYSGGNEFGDQVTVICNPGFDLVGNSQLRCGNSGWEGRLPVCEVTQCDAPPKPAIGSFSPVKDSYEYREVIQYSCPGGYTLKGTKSQTCLESGKFEPAPPECVKVRCEEPTVLNGLYHSGSRGPYIYKSTVTFECDQGYKMINSPTITCEMNNQWEPELPKCERVPPKTTSTTERPTSTKKPPAPGPTAPGPTASATRLYTGLGITFAALGGAPLTLWFQQKTM encoded by the exons ATGGCCGTCTCCTCCTTGCTGCTCCTGAGTGTTGTTGGCCTCTTCATTACAGCTCAAG CTCAGAATTGCTCCAGACCAGTTGGAGGAGACAACATGGGTCTGAAGGGGAGCGACATCCTTTTAGACGTGTTCCTAGACGGGATCAAAGTGAACTTTGCGTGTGACGTGGGCTACGTCTCGGAAGGGTCTTCAGCCATCACCTGTACGGCTGGCACCTGGAGCCCTTTGAGGATGACCTGTAAAA ggaAATCCTGTGGCGATGCTGGCCAAGTGGACAACGGAGTAATTGATTATTCTGGAGGAAATGAGTTCGGCGATCAAGTGACGGTCATCTGCAACCCAGG ATTTGATTTGGTTGGAAATTCGCAACTCCGGTGTGGAAACAGTGGCTGGGAGGGCCGGCTGCCTGTGTGTGAGG TGACACAATGTGACGCGCCTCCGAAGCCGGCCATCGGCAGCTTCAGTCCGGTAAAAGACTCGTATGAATACAGAGAGGTCATCCAGTACTCCTGTCCTGGAGGGTATACCCTGAAGGGAACTAAATCTCAAACCTGCTTAGAGAGCGGAAAGTTTGAGCCGGCCCCCCCGGAGTGTGTCA AGGTTAGATGTGAGGAACCTACGGTTCTGAACGGCCTTTATCATTCGGGGTCACGCGGTCCCTACATCTACAAGAGCACAGTGACGTTTGAGTGCGACCAGGGGTACAAGATGATCAATTCTCCCACCATCACCTGTGAGATGAACAATCAGTGGGAACCTGAACTCCCAAAATGTGAAC GGGTACCACCAAAAACCACCAGCACCACTGAAAGACCTACATCCACCAAGAAGCCCCCAG CTCCTGGCCCCACTG CTCCTGGCCCCACTG ccaGTGCAACACGCTTGTACACGGGGCTCGGCATCACTTTTGCGG CTCTAGGAGGAGCCCCACTCACCCTGTGGTTTCAACAGAAGACAATGTAG
- the LOC134862266 gene encoding membrane cofactor protein-like isoform X3 → MAVSSLLLLSVVGLFITAQAQNCSRPVGGDNMGLKGSDILLDVFLDGIKVNFACDVGYVSEGSSAITCTAGTWSPLRMTCKRKSCGDAGQVDNGVIDYSGGNEFGDQVTVICNPGFDLVGNSQLRCGNSGWEGRLPVCEVTQCDAPPKPAIGSFSPVKDSYEYREVIQYSCPGGYTLKGTKSQTCLESGKFEPAPPECVKVRCEEPTVLNGLYHSGSRGPYIYKSTVTFECDQGYKMINSPTITCEMNNQWEPELPKCERVPPKTTSTTERPTSTKKPPAPGPTAPGPTASATRLYTGLGITFAVIILLIIGLVLWHCGVLPCFKRKSGSRRSPTHPVVSTEDNVVLRSSPLTGCRSSTVLS, encoded by the exons ATGGCCGTCTCCTCCTTGCTGCTCCTGAGTGTTGTTGGCCTCTTCATTACAGCTCAAG CTCAGAATTGCTCCAGACCAGTTGGAGGAGACAACATGGGTCTGAAGGGGAGCGACATCCTTTTAGACGTGTTCCTAGACGGGATCAAAGTGAACTTTGCGTGTGACGTGGGCTACGTCTCGGAAGGGTCTTCAGCCATCACCTGTACGGCTGGCACCTGGAGCCCTTTGAGGATGACCTGTAAAA ggaAATCCTGTGGCGATGCTGGCCAAGTGGACAACGGAGTAATTGATTATTCTGGAGGAAATGAGTTCGGCGATCAAGTGACGGTCATCTGCAACCCAGG ATTTGATTTGGTTGGAAATTCGCAACTCCGGTGTGGAAACAGTGGCTGGGAGGGCCGGCTGCCTGTGTGTGAGG TGACACAATGTGACGCGCCTCCGAAGCCGGCCATCGGCAGCTTCAGTCCGGTAAAAGACTCGTATGAATACAGAGAGGTCATCCAGTACTCCTGTCCTGGAGGGTATACCCTGAAGGGAACTAAATCTCAAACCTGCTTAGAGAGCGGAAAGTTTGAGCCGGCCCCCCCGGAGTGTGTCA AGGTTAGATGTGAGGAACCTACGGTTCTGAACGGCCTTTATCATTCGGGGTCACGCGGTCCCTACATCTACAAGAGCACAGTGACGTTTGAGTGCGACCAGGGGTACAAGATGATCAATTCTCCCACCATCACCTGTGAGATGAACAATCAGTGGGAACCTGAACTCCCAAAATGTGAAC GGGTACCACCAAAAACCACCAGCACCACTGAAAGACCTACATCCACCAAGAAGCCCCCAG CTCCTGGCCCCACTG CTCCTGGCCCCACTG ccaGTGCAACACGCTTGTACACGGGGCTCGGCATCACTTTTGCGG TAATCATCTTATTAATCATCGGCCTCGTTTTGTGGCATTGTGGAGTCCTGCCGTGCTTCAAGAGAAAGTCTGG CTCTAGGAGGAGCCCCACTCACCCTGTGGTTTCAACAGAAGACAATGTAGTGCTGCG ATCCTCTCCTCTCACAGGATGCAGGTCTTCCACAGTTCTCTCGTGA
- the LOC134862266 gene encoding membrane cofactor protein-like isoform X8, translating into MAVSSLLLLSVVGLFITAQAQNCSRPVGGDNMGLKGSDILLDVFLDGIKVNFACDVGYVSEGSSAITCTAGTWSPLRMTCKRKSCGDAGQVDNGVIDYSGGNEFGDQVTVICNPGFDLVGNSQLRCGNSGWEGRLPVCEVTQCDAPPKPAIGSFSPVKDSYEYREVIQYSCPGGYTLKGTKSQTCLESGKFEPAPPECVKVRCEEPTVLNGLYHSGSRGPYIYKSTVTFECDQGYKMINSPTITCEMNNQWEPELPKCERVPPKTTSTTERPTSTKKPPAPGPTAPGPTASATRLYTGLGITFAVNWILMLLLHNYPM; encoded by the exons ATGGCCGTCTCCTCCTTGCTGCTCCTGAGTGTTGTTGGCCTCTTCATTACAGCTCAAG CTCAGAATTGCTCCAGACCAGTTGGAGGAGACAACATGGGTCTGAAGGGGAGCGACATCCTTTTAGACGTGTTCCTAGACGGGATCAAAGTGAACTTTGCGTGTGACGTGGGCTACGTCTCGGAAGGGTCTTCAGCCATCACCTGTACGGCTGGCACCTGGAGCCCTTTGAGGATGACCTGTAAAA ggaAATCCTGTGGCGATGCTGGCCAAGTGGACAACGGAGTAATTGATTATTCTGGAGGAAATGAGTTCGGCGATCAAGTGACGGTCATCTGCAACCCAGG ATTTGATTTGGTTGGAAATTCGCAACTCCGGTGTGGAAACAGTGGCTGGGAGGGCCGGCTGCCTGTGTGTGAGG TGACACAATGTGACGCGCCTCCGAAGCCGGCCATCGGCAGCTTCAGTCCGGTAAAAGACTCGTATGAATACAGAGAGGTCATCCAGTACTCCTGTCCTGGAGGGTATACCCTGAAGGGAACTAAATCTCAAACCTGCTTAGAGAGCGGAAAGTTTGAGCCGGCCCCCCCGGAGTGTGTCA AGGTTAGATGTGAGGAACCTACGGTTCTGAACGGCCTTTATCATTCGGGGTCACGCGGTCCCTACATCTACAAGAGCACAGTGACGTTTGAGTGCGACCAGGGGTACAAGATGATCAATTCTCCCACCATCACCTGTGAGATGAACAATCAGTGGGAACCTGAACTCCCAAAATGTGAAC GGGTACCACCAAAAACCACCAGCACCACTGAAAGACCTACATCCACCAAGAAGCCCCCAG CTCCTGGCCCCACTG CTCCTGGCCCCACTG ccaGTGCAACACGCTTGTACACGGGGCTCGGCATCACTTTTGCGG tAAACTGGATCctgatgctgctgctccatAATTACCCGATGTAG
- the LOC134862266 gene encoding membrane cofactor protein-like isoform X1, which translates to MAVSSLLLLSVVGLFITAQAQNCSRPVGGDNMGLKGSDILLDVFLDGIKVNFACDVGYVSEGSSAITCTAGTWSPLRMTCKRKSCGDAGQVDNGVIDYSGGNEFGDQVTVICNPGFDLVGNSQLRCGNSGWEGRLPVCEVTQCDAPPKPAIGSFSPVKDSYEYREVIQYSCPGGYTLKGTKSQTCLESGKFEPAPPECVKVRCEEPTVLNGLYHSGSRGPYIYKSTVTFECDQGYKMINSPTITCEMNNQWEPELPKCERVPPKTTSTTERPTSTKKPPAPGPTGVPPKTTSTTERPTSTKKPPAPGPTASATRLYTGLGITFAVIILLIIGLVLWHCGVLPCFKRKSGSRRSPTHPVVSTEDNVVLRSSPLTGCRSSTVLS; encoded by the exons ATGGCCGTCTCCTCCTTGCTGCTCCTGAGTGTTGTTGGCCTCTTCATTACAGCTCAAG CTCAGAATTGCTCCAGACCAGTTGGAGGAGACAACATGGGTCTGAAGGGGAGCGACATCCTTTTAGACGTGTTCCTAGACGGGATCAAAGTGAACTTTGCGTGTGACGTGGGCTACGTCTCGGAAGGGTCTTCAGCCATCACCTGTACGGCTGGCACCTGGAGCCCTTTGAGGATGACCTGTAAAA ggaAATCCTGTGGCGATGCTGGCCAAGTGGACAACGGAGTAATTGATTATTCTGGAGGAAATGAGTTCGGCGATCAAGTGACGGTCATCTGCAACCCAGG ATTTGATTTGGTTGGAAATTCGCAACTCCGGTGTGGAAACAGTGGCTGGGAGGGCCGGCTGCCTGTGTGTGAGG TGACACAATGTGACGCGCCTCCGAAGCCGGCCATCGGCAGCTTCAGTCCGGTAAAAGACTCGTATGAATACAGAGAGGTCATCCAGTACTCCTGTCCTGGAGGGTATACCCTGAAGGGAACTAAATCTCAAACCTGCTTAGAGAGCGGAAAGTTTGAGCCGGCCCCCCCGGAGTGTGTCA AGGTTAGATGTGAGGAACCTACGGTTCTGAACGGCCTTTATCATTCGGGGTCACGCGGTCCCTACATCTACAAGAGCACAGTGACGTTTGAGTGCGACCAGGGGTACAAGATGATCAATTCTCCCACCATCACCTGTGAGATGAACAATCAGTGGGAACCTGAACTCCCAAAATGTGAAC GGGTACCACCAAAAACCACCAGCACCACTGAAAGACCTACATCCACCAAGAAGCCCCCAG CTCCTGGCCCCACTG GGGTACCACCAAAAACCACCAGCACCACTGAAAGACCTACATCCACCAAGAAGCCCCCAG CTCCTGGCCCCACTG ccaGTGCAACACGCTTGTACACGGGGCTCGGCATCACTTTTGCGG TAATCATCTTATTAATCATCGGCCTCGTTTTGTGGCATTGTGGAGTCCTGCCGTGCTTCAAGAGAAAGTCTGG CTCTAGGAGGAGCCCCACTCACCCTGTGGTTTCAACAGAAGACAATGTAGTGCTGCG ATCCTCTCCTCTCACAGGATGCAGGTCTTCCACAGTTCTCTCGTGA
- the LOC134862266 gene encoding membrane cofactor protein-like isoform X6 has product MAVSSLLLLSVVGLFITAQAQNCSRPVGGDNMGLKGSDILLDVFLDGIKVNFACDVGYVSEGSSAITCTAGTWSPLRMTCKRKSCGDAGQVDNGVIDYSGGNEFGDQVTVICNPGFDLVGNSQLRCGNSGWEGRLPVCEVTQCDAPPKPAIGSFSPVKDSYEYREVIQYSCPGGYTLKGTKSQTCLESGKFEPAPPECVKVRCEEPTVLNGLYHSGSRGPYIYKSTVTFECDQGYKMINSPTITCEMNNQWEPELPKCERVPPKTTSTTERPTSTKKPPAPGPTGVPPKTTSTTERPTSTKKPPAPGPTASATRLYTGLGITFAVNWILMLLLHNYPM; this is encoded by the exons ATGGCCGTCTCCTCCTTGCTGCTCCTGAGTGTTGTTGGCCTCTTCATTACAGCTCAAG CTCAGAATTGCTCCAGACCAGTTGGAGGAGACAACATGGGTCTGAAGGGGAGCGACATCCTTTTAGACGTGTTCCTAGACGGGATCAAAGTGAACTTTGCGTGTGACGTGGGCTACGTCTCGGAAGGGTCTTCAGCCATCACCTGTACGGCTGGCACCTGGAGCCCTTTGAGGATGACCTGTAAAA ggaAATCCTGTGGCGATGCTGGCCAAGTGGACAACGGAGTAATTGATTATTCTGGAGGAAATGAGTTCGGCGATCAAGTGACGGTCATCTGCAACCCAGG ATTTGATTTGGTTGGAAATTCGCAACTCCGGTGTGGAAACAGTGGCTGGGAGGGCCGGCTGCCTGTGTGTGAGG TGACACAATGTGACGCGCCTCCGAAGCCGGCCATCGGCAGCTTCAGTCCGGTAAAAGACTCGTATGAATACAGAGAGGTCATCCAGTACTCCTGTCCTGGAGGGTATACCCTGAAGGGAACTAAATCTCAAACCTGCTTAGAGAGCGGAAAGTTTGAGCCGGCCCCCCCGGAGTGTGTCA AGGTTAGATGTGAGGAACCTACGGTTCTGAACGGCCTTTATCATTCGGGGTCACGCGGTCCCTACATCTACAAGAGCACAGTGACGTTTGAGTGCGACCAGGGGTACAAGATGATCAATTCTCCCACCATCACCTGTGAGATGAACAATCAGTGGGAACCTGAACTCCCAAAATGTGAAC GGGTACCACCAAAAACCACCAGCACCACTGAAAGACCTACATCCACCAAGAAGCCCCCAG CTCCTGGCCCCACTG GGGTACCACCAAAAACCACCAGCACCACTGAAAGACCTACATCCACCAAGAAGCCCCCAG CTCCTGGCCCCACTG ccaGTGCAACACGCTTGTACACGGGGCTCGGCATCACTTTTGCGG tAAACTGGATCctgatgctgctgctccatAATTACCCGATGTAG
- the cables2a gene encoding CDK5 and ABL1 enzyme substrate 2 produces MATAVCGLQSSGKPGKTHRETRRKTKDSRRRQAALLFLNNISLDGRPLWQLGDEHTDQTAAVEEQRDRGDTEVPLPQTESQEPANAVTQPALSGGGSSSSVPGVLGPPPRSSVAMSPGPDGANEVFLEGVVVGDPLTPDPPLSPPLPPGHQPCSRVRSTPAALSPAPALDPRQRLRNVSGSPGPKVPKKVHFIKSMRQYDTRGCRIVLICAKRSLYAAFSVLPYGESHLSDAKLEAQRQRLSSVVAVDLLPSLEGVELGDLGKTVSYAQFLYPTNALVRQKSGGAPESAQTPQSRFRGNGQRTFTPARLNNGVPPEPSVEEVVEYDPNLLSDPQWPCGRHKRVLIFASYVTTIVEYVKPSDLKRNMNEMFREKFPHIKLTLSKIRSLKREMRAMSDDCGLQPVTIAMSFVYFEKLVLQGHLNKQNRKLVAAACVLLAAKISSDLRKPEVKQLIDKLEERFRINRRELIPLEFPVLVALEMGLYLPESKVMPHYRRLVQQQG; encoded by the exons ATGGCGACGGCTGTCTGCGGTTTACAGTCCAGCGGTAAACCGGGCAAAACACACCGAGAAACCCGCAGGAAAACTAAGGATTCCCGGCGGAGACAAGCGGCGCTGCTGTTCCTCAACAACATCTCTCTCGACGGGCGGCCGCTGTGGCAGCTGGGCGATGAACACACGGATCAGACCGCGGCggtggaggagcagagagaccGGGGAGACACGGAGGTTCCTCTGCCGCAGACAGAGAGCCAGGAGCCGGCCAACGCGGTGACACAACCCGCCCTCTCTGGAGGAGGCTCTTCCTCCAGTGTCCCGGGGGTCCTCGGTCCTCCTCCCCGGTCTTCTGTGGCGATGTCCCCGGGTCCAGACGGTGCTAACGAG GTATTCCTGGAGGGTGTAGTTGTGGGGGATCCTCTGACCCCGGACCCCCCCCTGTCCCCCCCGCTGCCCCCCGGACACCAGCCCTGCTCCCGGGTCCGGTCCACGCCCGCCGCGCTGAGCCCTGCCCCGGCTCTGGACCCCCGGCAGAG GTTGAGGAACGTCTCTGGTTCTCCGGGACCCAAAGTGCCAAAGAAGGTCCACTTCATCAAGAGCATGAGACAGTACGACACCCGGGGCTGCAG GATCGTGCTGATCTGTGCCAAGCGGTCGCTTTACGCTGCTTTCTCAGTGCTGCCGTACGGAGAGAGTCACCTCAG tgaTGCTAAGCTGGAGGCTCAGAGGCAGAGGCTGTCGTCGGTCGTGGCTGTGGACCTGCTGCCCTCCCTGGAGGGGGTGGAGCTGGGAGACCTGGGGAAG ACGGTGTCGTACGCCCAGTTTCTGTATCCCACCAACGCCCTGGTGAGGCAGAAGAGCGGGGGGGCGCCGGAGAGCGCTCAAACCCCCCAGTCACGCTTCAGAGGCAACGGGCAGCGGACCTTCACCCCCGCCCGCCTGAACAACGGCGTCCCCCCAGAGCCCA gtgtggaggaggtggtggagtaCGACCCCAACCTGCTCAGTGACCCCCAGTGGCCGTGTGGCCGACACAAGAGGGTCCTGATCTTCGCTTCATATGTG ACGACCATCGTGGAGTACGTGAAGCCCTCCGACCTGAAGAGGAACATGAACGAGATGTTCAGAGAGAAGTTTCCCCACATCAAGCTGACGCTCAGCAAGATCCGAAG cCTCAAGAGGGAGATGCGGGCGATGAGCGACGACTGCGGCCTGCAGCCCGTCACCATCGCCATGTCCTTCGTCTACTTCGAGAAGCTGGTGTTGCAGGGCCACCTCAACAAGCAGAACCGGAAGCTGGTGGCGGCCGCATGCGTCCTGCTGGCGGCCAAGATCAGCAGCGACTTGCGGAAACCAGAGGTCAAACAGCTGATCGAC AAGCTGGAGGAGCGTTTCCGGATCAACCGGCGGGAGCTGATCCCCCTGGAGTTCCCCGTCCTCGTGGCTCTGGAGATGGGCCTGTATCTCCCCGAGAGCAAAGTCATGCCCCACTACCGCAGACTGGTGCAGCAGCAGGGCTAg
- the LOC134862266 gene encoding membrane cofactor protein-like isoform X5 codes for MAVSSLLLLSVVGLFITAQAQNCSRPVGGDNMGLKGSDILLDVFLDGIKVNFACDVGYVSEGSSAITCTAGTWSPLRMTCKRKSCGDAGQVDNGVIDYSGGNEFGDQVTVICNPGFDLVGNSQLRCGNSGWEGRLPVCEVTQCDAPPKPAIGSFSPVKDSYEYREVIQYSCPGGYTLKGTKSQTCLESGKFEPAPPECVKVRCEEPTVLNGLYHSGSRGPYIYKSTVTFECDQGYKMINSPTITCEMNNQWEPELPKCERVPPKTTSTTERPTSTKKPPAPGPTGVPPKTTSTTERPTSTKKPPAPGPTASATRLYTGLGITFAALGGAPLTLWFQQKTM; via the exons ATGGCCGTCTCCTCCTTGCTGCTCCTGAGTGTTGTTGGCCTCTTCATTACAGCTCAAG CTCAGAATTGCTCCAGACCAGTTGGAGGAGACAACATGGGTCTGAAGGGGAGCGACATCCTTTTAGACGTGTTCCTAGACGGGATCAAAGTGAACTTTGCGTGTGACGTGGGCTACGTCTCGGAAGGGTCTTCAGCCATCACCTGTACGGCTGGCACCTGGAGCCCTTTGAGGATGACCTGTAAAA ggaAATCCTGTGGCGATGCTGGCCAAGTGGACAACGGAGTAATTGATTATTCTGGAGGAAATGAGTTCGGCGATCAAGTGACGGTCATCTGCAACCCAGG ATTTGATTTGGTTGGAAATTCGCAACTCCGGTGTGGAAACAGTGGCTGGGAGGGCCGGCTGCCTGTGTGTGAGG TGACACAATGTGACGCGCCTCCGAAGCCGGCCATCGGCAGCTTCAGTCCGGTAAAAGACTCGTATGAATACAGAGAGGTCATCCAGTACTCCTGTCCTGGAGGGTATACCCTGAAGGGAACTAAATCTCAAACCTGCTTAGAGAGCGGAAAGTTTGAGCCGGCCCCCCCGGAGTGTGTCA AGGTTAGATGTGAGGAACCTACGGTTCTGAACGGCCTTTATCATTCGGGGTCACGCGGTCCCTACATCTACAAGAGCACAGTGACGTTTGAGTGCGACCAGGGGTACAAGATGATCAATTCTCCCACCATCACCTGTGAGATGAACAATCAGTGGGAACCTGAACTCCCAAAATGTGAAC GGGTACCACCAAAAACCACCAGCACCACTGAAAGACCTACATCCACCAAGAAGCCCCCAG CTCCTGGCCCCACTG GGGTACCACCAAAAACCACCAGCACCACTGAAAGACCTACATCCACCAAGAAGCCCCCAG CTCCTGGCCCCACTG ccaGTGCAACACGCTTGTACACGGGGCTCGGCATCACTTTTGCGG CTCTAGGAGGAGCCCCACTCACCCTGTGGTTTCAACAGAAGACAATGTAG
- the LOC134862266 gene encoding membrane cofactor protein-like isoform X4: MAVSSLLLLSVVGLFITAQAQNCSRPVGGDNMGLKGSDILLDVFLDGIKVNFACDVGYVSEGSSAITCTAGTWSPLRMTCKRKSCGDAGQVDNGVIDYSGGNEFGDQVTVICNPGFDLVGNSQLRCGNSGWEGRLPVCEVTQCDAPPKPAIGSFSPVKDSYEYREVIQYSCPGGYTLKGTKSQTCLESGKFEPAPPECVKVRCEEPTVLNGLYHSGSRGPYIYKSTVTFECDQGYKMINSPTITCEMNNQWEPELPKCERVPPKTTSTTERPTSTKKPPAPGPTAPGPTASATRLYTGLGITFAVIILLIIGLVLWHCGVLPCFKRKSGSRRSPTHPVVSTEDNVVLRKLDPDAAAP; the protein is encoded by the exons ATGGCCGTCTCCTCCTTGCTGCTCCTGAGTGTTGTTGGCCTCTTCATTACAGCTCAAG CTCAGAATTGCTCCAGACCAGTTGGAGGAGACAACATGGGTCTGAAGGGGAGCGACATCCTTTTAGACGTGTTCCTAGACGGGATCAAAGTGAACTTTGCGTGTGACGTGGGCTACGTCTCGGAAGGGTCTTCAGCCATCACCTGTACGGCTGGCACCTGGAGCCCTTTGAGGATGACCTGTAAAA ggaAATCCTGTGGCGATGCTGGCCAAGTGGACAACGGAGTAATTGATTATTCTGGAGGAAATGAGTTCGGCGATCAAGTGACGGTCATCTGCAACCCAGG ATTTGATTTGGTTGGAAATTCGCAACTCCGGTGTGGAAACAGTGGCTGGGAGGGCCGGCTGCCTGTGTGTGAGG TGACACAATGTGACGCGCCTCCGAAGCCGGCCATCGGCAGCTTCAGTCCGGTAAAAGACTCGTATGAATACAGAGAGGTCATCCAGTACTCCTGTCCTGGAGGGTATACCCTGAAGGGAACTAAATCTCAAACCTGCTTAGAGAGCGGAAAGTTTGAGCCGGCCCCCCCGGAGTGTGTCA AGGTTAGATGTGAGGAACCTACGGTTCTGAACGGCCTTTATCATTCGGGGTCACGCGGTCCCTACATCTACAAGAGCACAGTGACGTTTGAGTGCGACCAGGGGTACAAGATGATCAATTCTCCCACCATCACCTGTGAGATGAACAATCAGTGGGAACCTGAACTCCCAAAATGTGAAC GGGTACCACCAAAAACCACCAGCACCACTGAAAGACCTACATCCACCAAGAAGCCCCCAG CTCCTGGCCCCACTG CTCCTGGCCCCACTG ccaGTGCAACACGCTTGTACACGGGGCTCGGCATCACTTTTGCGG TAATCATCTTATTAATCATCGGCCTCGTTTTGTGGCATTGTGGAGTCCTGCCGTGCTTCAAGAGAAAGTCTGG CTCTAGGAGGAGCCCCACTCACCCTGTGGTTTCAACAGAAGACAATGTAGTGCTGCG tAAACTGGATCctgatgctgctgctccatAA
- the LOC134862266 gene encoding membrane cofactor protein-like isoform X2 has protein sequence MAVSSLLLLSVVGLFITAQAQNCSRPVGGDNMGLKGSDILLDVFLDGIKVNFACDVGYVSEGSSAITCTAGTWSPLRMTCKRKSCGDAGQVDNGVIDYSGGNEFGDQVTVICNPGFDLVGNSQLRCGNSGWEGRLPVCEVTQCDAPPKPAIGSFSPVKDSYEYREVIQYSCPGGYTLKGTKSQTCLESGKFEPAPPECVKVRCEEPTVLNGLYHSGSRGPYIYKSTVTFECDQGYKMINSPTITCEMNNQWEPELPKCERVPPKTTSTTERPTSTKKPPAPGPTGVPPKTTSTTERPTSTKKPPAPGPTASATRLYTGLGITFAVIILLIIGLVLWHCGVLPCFKRKSGSRRSPTHPVVSTEDNVVLRKLDPDAAAP, from the exons ATGGCCGTCTCCTCCTTGCTGCTCCTGAGTGTTGTTGGCCTCTTCATTACAGCTCAAG CTCAGAATTGCTCCAGACCAGTTGGAGGAGACAACATGGGTCTGAAGGGGAGCGACATCCTTTTAGACGTGTTCCTAGACGGGATCAAAGTGAACTTTGCGTGTGACGTGGGCTACGTCTCGGAAGGGTCTTCAGCCATCACCTGTACGGCTGGCACCTGGAGCCCTTTGAGGATGACCTGTAAAA ggaAATCCTGTGGCGATGCTGGCCAAGTGGACAACGGAGTAATTGATTATTCTGGAGGAAATGAGTTCGGCGATCAAGTGACGGTCATCTGCAACCCAGG ATTTGATTTGGTTGGAAATTCGCAACTCCGGTGTGGAAACAGTGGCTGGGAGGGCCGGCTGCCTGTGTGTGAGG TGACACAATGTGACGCGCCTCCGAAGCCGGCCATCGGCAGCTTCAGTCCGGTAAAAGACTCGTATGAATACAGAGAGGTCATCCAGTACTCCTGTCCTGGAGGGTATACCCTGAAGGGAACTAAATCTCAAACCTGCTTAGAGAGCGGAAAGTTTGAGCCGGCCCCCCCGGAGTGTGTCA AGGTTAGATGTGAGGAACCTACGGTTCTGAACGGCCTTTATCATTCGGGGTCACGCGGTCCCTACATCTACAAGAGCACAGTGACGTTTGAGTGCGACCAGGGGTACAAGATGATCAATTCTCCCACCATCACCTGTGAGATGAACAATCAGTGGGAACCTGAACTCCCAAAATGTGAAC GGGTACCACCAAAAACCACCAGCACCACTGAAAGACCTACATCCACCAAGAAGCCCCCAG CTCCTGGCCCCACTG GGGTACCACCAAAAACCACCAGCACCACTGAAAGACCTACATCCACCAAGAAGCCCCCAG CTCCTGGCCCCACTG ccaGTGCAACACGCTTGTACACGGGGCTCGGCATCACTTTTGCGG TAATCATCTTATTAATCATCGGCCTCGTTTTGTGGCATTGTGGAGTCCTGCCGTGCTTCAAGAGAAAGTCTGG CTCTAGGAGGAGCCCCACTCACCCTGTGGTTTCAACAGAAGACAATGTAGTGCTGCG tAAACTGGATCctgatgctgctgctccatAA